A genomic stretch from Candidatus Nitrotoga arctica includes:
- a CDS encoding ATP-binding protein, which translates to MKLRKLSIWFSVGVLLVLGANMLCVVLIEQAYSKMMAVQEHRRLSIQLSNELQQETEQLASLVRAYTTTGESRYLFYYYDILAVRQGKKSAPAMFNPATYWDDVIAERVLHVLPEKVERHVLTDRMRALGFNAQELQTLTQVFAATEAMKQTEQIAFAATQGLYDPDKRAFVSEGTPRLDFASKLVYSQTYNGLKANLAHAVEGLKEQVSKRTQGEVEQATAHLQRLIMVLLASMAVTIGLVGLAFNTVRRQVLKPIERLKLSADRLSAGNYTSRTRLDSARDSEVDELAVLSETFDSMAQSIEADISRRQTVQLALEKARNQAENATKIKSMFLATMSHEIRTPMNAILGMAYLALKTDLNARQRDYISKVHNAAKMLMDIINNVLDFSKIEAGKLELEQNRFLVEEVVSNALALLQQRAYEKEVELLFEVDTPHLLDEGGALVGDALRLGQILINLLSNAIKFTHSGHVKLTLGIDAQDAESMTLRFTVSDTGIGMTAEQIEHLFQEFIQADGSTTRKYGGTGLGLVIAKRFVELMGGRIWVESKPDAGSCFIFTAHLLRAQQGTAPPASLSGVQTLRVLVVDDQPEARMVLVKMLHHLGVGETPGAGIDSAENGQVALEMIAQAQQQNRPYHLLMLDWVMPDMDGEQVLRSLHAQPPANQPLPVVVSAYDTDVMHDTVLRLNAHLFLSKPVLPEALRHLLKGLSEHAPASPPHEPSAQPETVTLPGQWPDCLPQLRILLRECNVEAADLWQAHKPAFESLLPVQTVHRISVALDNFDFDIALALLPET; encoded by the coding sequence ATGAAACTGCGCAAACTCTCAATCTGGTTTTCTGTGGGGGTGTTGCTGGTATTGGGCGCAAATATGTTGTGTGTCGTGCTGATTGAGCAGGCGTACAGCAAAATGATGGCCGTGCAAGAGCATCGGCGGCTGTCCATTCAATTGTCCAACGAACTGCAACAAGAGACCGAGCAACTGGCCAGTTTGGTGCGCGCATACACGACCACCGGCGAGTCGCGCTATCTGTTTTATTACTACGACATCCTCGCCGTACGTCAGGGCAAAAAATCCGCGCCTGCCATGTTTAATCCAGCGACTTATTGGGATGATGTGATTGCAGAGCGGGTGCTGCATGTCCTCCCCGAAAAAGTTGAACGCCATGTATTAACGGACAGGATGCGCGCTTTGGGTTTCAACGCACAGGAACTCCAAACACTAACGCAGGTTTTTGCGGCCACCGAGGCCATGAAACAAACCGAACAGATCGCTTTTGCCGCTACACAAGGGCTTTATGACCCAGACAAACGCGCATTCGTTTCCGAAGGGACTCCCCGCCTCGACTTTGCCAGCAAGCTGGTTTACAGCCAGACTTATAACGGGCTGAAAGCCAATTTGGCACACGCTGTAGAGGGGCTGAAGGAACAAGTCAGCAAGCGCACCCAGGGCGAGGTCGAGCAAGCAACCGCACACTTGCAGCGGCTCATTATGGTTTTGCTGGCAAGCATGGCGGTCACCATCGGTCTGGTTGGGTTAGCCTTTAATACCGTGCGTCGCCAGGTATTAAAGCCGATCGAACGACTCAAACTGTCTGCTGACCGATTGTCAGCAGGTAACTACACCAGCCGCACCCGACTGGATTCGGCACGGGACTCAGAGGTAGATGAGCTGGCCGTGTTGAGCGAGACGTTTGACAGTATGGCGCAATCAATTGAAGCTGATATCAGCCGTCGCCAAACCGTACAGTTGGCATTGGAAAAAGCGCGCAATCAAGCCGAGAATGCGACCAAGATCAAATCCATGTTTTTGGCTACGATGAGCCATGAAATCCGCACGCCCATGAACGCTATTCTTGGTATGGCTTACTTAGCGCTAAAAACAGACCTGAATGCGCGTCAACGCGATTATATTTCCAAGGTGCATAACGCTGCCAAGATGTTGATGGACATCATCAACAACGTCCTGGATTTTTCCAAGATTGAAGCTGGTAAGCTGGAGCTGGAACAAAATCGCTTTCTGGTTGAGGAGGTGGTTTCCAACGCCCTGGCCTTGTTGCAGCAACGCGCTTACGAAAAAGAAGTGGAATTATTGTTCGAAGTGGACACCCCACATTTGCTGGATGAAGGGGGCGCTTTAGTTGGGGATGCGCTGCGCCTAGGGCAAATCCTCATCAACCTGTTATCCAACGCCATCAAATTTACGCATAGCGGTCATGTCAAATTGACGCTGGGTATCGACGCACAAGATGCCGAATCGATGACACTACGCTTTACCGTGAGCGATACGGGTATCGGCATGACGGCGGAACAGATAGAACACTTGTTTCAAGAGTTCATCCAGGCGGATGGCTCCACCACGCGAAAATATGGGGGGACGGGCTTGGGACTGGTGATTGCCAAGCGTTTTGTCGAGCTGATGGGCGGGCGCATCTGGGTGGAAAGCAAACCAGATGCAGGTTCGTGCTTTATCTTTACCGCCCATCTGTTGCGCGCGCAACAGGGCACGGCTCCCCCAGCGAGCTTGTCCGGCGTACAGACCCTGCGCGTTTTGGTCGTGGACGATCAACCTGAAGCGCGCATGGTGCTGGTCAAAATGCTGCATCATCTTGGCGTGGGTGAAACACCGGGAGCTGGCATCGACAGTGCTGAAAACGGGCAGGTTGCGCTAGAGATGATTGCCCAGGCACAGCAACAAAACCGCCCCTATCATCTGCTGATGTTGGACTGGGTCATGCCCGACATGGATGGCGAACAAGTTTTGCGCAGTCTGCACGCACAACCTCCAGCCAACCAGCCTTTACCGGTCGTCGTCTCCGCTTACGATACGGATGTCATGCACGACACCGTCTTGAGATTGAATGCTCATCTATTCCTGTCCAAACCTGTATTGCCTGAGGCGCTACGACATTTACTCAAGGGCCTGTCGGAGCATGCGCCCGCATCGCCGCCGCATGAACCAAGCGCACAGCCAGAGACTGTCACACTACCAGGCCAATGGCCAGACTGTTTGCCCCAACTCAGAATATTGCTGAGAGAATGCAATGTTGAGGCGGCAGATTTATGGCAGGCCCACAAGCCCGCATTTGAAAGCTTGCTGCCAGTGCAAACCGTACATCGCATCTCGGTGGCACTGGATAATTTTGATTTTGATATTGCCCTGGCCTTGTTGCCGGAAACTTGA
- a CDS encoding DoxX family protein, protein MTTNNIFRQINGNIVKLVSIPAVSASLALVARLLASVIFIGAGFSKLGAGYAGAQAYMASVGLPGELLPLVIGLEMGGGLALLLGFQTRLVAFALSVFCIVSAVLFHSGADPMQQIMFMKNLAMGGGLMAFTLFGAGRMSLDGETQVQAS, encoded by the coding sequence ATGACTACCAACAATATTTTCAGGCAGATCAATGGCAATATCGTGAAATTGGTATCAATACCCGCGGTCAGCGCGTCGCTTGCGCTCGTCGCCAGACTTTTAGCGTCGGTAATCTTCATTGGTGCAGGATTCAGCAAGCTGGGAGCGGGTTATGCAGGAGCGCAAGCCTATATGGCATCTGTCGGTCTCCCCGGTGAGCTTCTTCCCTTGGTGATCGGGCTGGAAATGGGGGGTGGACTGGCGTTGTTGCTTGGGTTTCAGACCCGCTTGGTGGCATTCGCGCTGTCGGTATTTTGCATCGTTTCCGCTGTGTTGTTTCACTCTGGTGCAGACCCGATGCAACAGATCATGTTTATGAAAAATCTCGCGATGGGAGGCGGATTAATGGCCTTCACCTTATTTGGTGCGGGTCGTATGAGTCTGGATGGGGAAACACAGGTTCAGGCTTCTTAA
- a CDS encoding alkene reductase, with protein sequence MTTTLFTSTTQGKLQLKNRIVMAPLTRSRAIGNVPNELMEKYYRLRAGAGLIITEGTSPSPNGLGYARIPGIYNDAQVQGWRRVTDGVHQAGGKIFMQLMHTGRVSHPANMPANARVLAPSAIATPGEMWTDSNGLQPHPVPIAMNEADIAQAIAEYAAASKRAIEAGFDGVELHGANGYLIDQFLNSASNQRTDRWGGSIENRIRFAVEVAKAVAVAIGADHIGMRISPYGVFNGMTPDAEMDALYERLIAELNSIGLVYIHIVDHSSMGAPEVSPALKAKIRATFKGKYILSGGYDLTRANIDLNLQRGDLVAFGRPFISNPDLVEKLRNDSPLASPDFNTFYTPGEKGYTDY encoded by the coding sequence ATGACCACTACCCTGTTCACCTCCACCACGCAAGGCAAACTGCAACTGAAGAACCGCATTGTCATGGCACCACTAACGCGTTCACGCGCCATCGGCAATGTGCCGAACGAACTGATGGAAAAATATTATCGACTGCGTGCCGGAGCCGGACTCATCATTACTGAAGGCACATCGCCATCGCCGAACGGACTCGGCTATGCGCGGATTCCAGGTATATATAACGATGCACAAGTACAAGGCTGGCGGCGAGTGACGGACGGTGTACATCAGGCAGGTGGCAAGATATTTATGCAATTGATGCATACTGGGCGGGTTAGTCATCCCGCGAATATGCCAGCCAACGCCAGGGTGCTCGCGCCATCCGCCATTGCCACGCCAGGTGAAATGTGGACGGACAGCAATGGATTGCAACCGCATCCTGTTCCCATTGCAATGAACGAAGCCGATATTGCTCAGGCTATCGCCGAGTATGCAGCTGCCTCCAAGCGGGCGATCGAAGCTGGATTCGATGGAGTAGAGTTGCATGGGGCGAATGGCTACTTAATCGATCAATTTCTTAACTCCGCTTCCAATCAGCGCACTGACCGCTGGGGCGGCAGTATTGAAAATCGCATTCGCTTCGCCGTAGAAGTTGCCAAAGCTGTCGCCGTGGCTATCGGTGCAGATCACATCGGTATGCGCATCTCACCTTATGGTGTATTCAACGGAATGACTCCCGATGCTGAGATGGACGCGTTGTACGAGCGCTTGATCGCCGAATTAAACAGCATCGGCTTGGTTTATATCCACATTGTCGATCACAGCTCGATGGGCGCACCGGAAGTTAGCCCAGCGTTGAAGGCAAAGATACGTGCCACGTTCAAAGGAAAATACATTTTGTCAGGCGGCTATGATTTGACTCGCGCGAACATCGATCTCAATTTGCAACGTGGCGACCTCGTCGCATTCGGCCGCCCATTCATCTCCAATCCCGATCTGGTGGAAAAACTACGCAATGACAGCCCCTTGGCTTCACCAGACTTCAATACCTTTTATACGCCGGGAGAAAAAGGATACACCGACTATTAA
- a CDS encoding DNA sulfur modification protein DndB translates to MYPANAQGTPSPLTSLDNLIDEGGTADKPMKVFIGHNLGFRTFVMHVPMHEFFEMSEVANDPIRDGEAISQRKLDITHAQKLALYILKGLVTATITRRGIEKKTIPDKFIEVQTNLGKQPYLSLQPLVVNVRECSPSGENLRGIRLITTDHETAAFKIFLSQKHVLWVVDGQHRRKGMEMVFQFLDELRSKGAYPKKGSLFQSPSQEISPDEMALWEECFVVARTFCTIVVEVHLGLDIDQERQLFHDLNRLSKKVETSIALSFDNSNPVNLFIKDRIINNLGVKVQERDQSDWHTDDGSVTRKDLVAVNAILFLNKTNIASAIPPEVTPKVEVAYRFWEAVTAISGFGEPQAREKTVAAQPVVLKALAKLVYDFAFSNRRPDNGDVILNQIFDGITEVDFSHQNPMWQYFDMTEEQRKGGDFEDLALYLPENDITVNRDIGKFQGGFMRFGAKHNDIYPIIGDMIRWRLDLPIRHKKGA, encoded by the coding sequence ATTTATTGGGCACAACCTCGGTTTTAGAACATTTGTAATGCATGTCCCCATGCATGAATTCTTTGAAATGTCTGAGGTGGCTAATGATCCAATTAGGGATGGTGAAGCCATTTCTCAACGTAAACTTGATATTACTCACGCTCAAAAATTGGCTTTGTACATATTGAAAGGGTTAGTGACGGCTACGATTACTCGACGCGGAATTGAGAAAAAAACAATTCCCGATAAATTCATTGAAGTACAAACAAACCTTGGAAAACAACCATATCTTTCTTTGCAGCCACTTGTTGTGAATGTCAGAGAGTGTAGCCCTAGCGGTGAGAACCTTCGAGGTATTCGGTTGATTACAACCGACCATGAGACCGCCGCTTTTAAAATTTTTCTTTCGCAAAAGCATGTTTTATGGGTGGTTGATGGGCAGCATCGTAGAAAGGGAATGGAAATGGTATTCCAGTTTCTAGACGAGCTGAGATCCAAGGGAGCTTATCCCAAAAAGGGCAGCCTATTTCAATCTCCATCTCAAGAAATCAGTCCTGACGAAATGGCGTTGTGGGAAGAATGCTTCGTGGTTGCGCGCACTTTTTGCACTATAGTGGTTGAGGTACATCTCGGGCTTGATATTGATCAAGAGCGTCAGCTTTTTCACGATTTGAATCGACTCAGTAAGAAAGTCGAGACCAGCATTGCACTAAGTTTCGATAACTCTAATCCTGTAAATCTGTTTATCAAGGATCGAATCATCAACAATCTAGGCGTCAAAGTGCAAGAACGTGACCAGTCTGATTGGCATACAGATGACGGGAGTGTAACGCGCAAAGATTTGGTGGCTGTAAACGCAATCTTATTCCTTAATAAGACCAATATTGCAAGCGCAATTCCCCCCGAGGTGACTCCAAAGGTAGAGGTTGCTTATCGATTTTGGGAAGCCGTTACAGCCATTTCAGGATTCGGAGAGCCCCAGGCTCGTGAAAAGACCGTGGCCGCTCAGCCAGTTGTTCTTAAAGCTCTCGCGAAGCTTGTGTATGATTTTGCATTCAGTAATCGAAGGCCTGACAATGGTGACGTGATCCTCAATCAAATTTTTGATGGCATTACAGAAGTCGATTTTTCGCATCAGAATCCAATGTGGCAGTATTTTGATATGACTGAGGAGCAGCGTAAAGGTGGCGATTTTGAAGATTTGGCGCTTTATTTGCCAGAGAATGACATTACTGTTAATCGCGACATTGGTAAATTTCAAGGTGGGTTCATGCGCTTTGGTGCCAAGCACAATGACATATATCCAATCATTGGCGATATGATTCGCTGGCGACTTGACCTTCCGATTCGGCATAAGAAAGGTGCGTAA